DNA sequence from the Desulfovibrio sp. Huiquan2017 genome:
AAATCGCGGGGAGAAAGACCTCCCAGCCGAAGAGGCAACGCACAGCAAGGGCGCGACTCCTTGCTCGCATCCAACCGGCCTTCCCGCCACATAGCCCCTGGCACCGCAAGCCCATTGTCGGCCCGCTTCCAGCCAAGCCGACTTCAGCCTTCGCCTTGAACAAAACAACGGCCCCGCTTCGCCGCCCACGAGCGCGGAAAGGTTTTCCCTGTGGACGGCCATGCCAGGTTCGGTCAGGAACCGCGCGGAACGACTCGCCCGCGGAGGGCTAGGCCTTACTCCATAAGGTAAATTGGGGAGTTGAACGCCGCATTGCGGCACGAAACAGGTGGTCCAGCCCTGCTTTCCCCTGTCCCGTCTCCATCGAAGCGCGCCAGATTAGACCCGGCCCCACCCATTTCGCTGTCCTGGGGATTTGCCGGTGGGCAAAGACATGCGTTCCTGGATCCTTTTCTGCGTCTTCGACATGGCCTTTTAGCTACGCGCCTTCCGGCTCATGCAATAACCGTTGCCATGCGCCCAAACCAAAAGGCCCCGGCGCAATGCCGGGGCCTTGGGCAACCAGATGGAATGAAGCGAAGGAATTAACTCCTGTCCTCTCCCAGAAGGCGCTCTCCGTTGGGAGTCCCGAGGACATTGGCCAAGGCCGTGACCACTGCGGAGTCGAAGCGGCTGGCTTCGCGGGACAGAATCTCCAAGGCCTCTTCCGGGGCCTTTGCCCCCCGATAGGAACGCGGGCGAATCATGGCGCAGAACACATTCAGCACCGCGAGAATGCGGGCCAGCAGAATGATGTCGCCGCCCTTGAGCTTCTTGGGATACCCCGTGCCGTCCAGGCGCTCGTTCATCTGATAGATGGCGGTAAGCACGCCCTCGGCTATGTCGATGTCCTTGAGGATGCGGTAGGCGTATTCGACGTGCCCCTCCATGATGACCATCTCCTCGGGAGTGAGCTTGCCCGGCTTGGTCAGGATCTCATTGGGCACGAACATCTTGCCGATCTGGGACAGGTTGGCGGCGGTCTCGATCTCGGCAATATCCATTTCGGAGAGGTGCATGGCCTTGGCCACCTCCACGGACAGTCCGGCCAGAAGCTTGGTATGACCGCCCAGGTACGGGTCGGCCGCCTCGATGGTCGAGCCCAGGGCCTCCATGGCGTTCTTGATCAAACGCTTGTTCTTCTCCTGGGCGGCCACGAACTCGGTCACATCGCGGTAGACCTCGACGATCCCTTGGCAGGTGCCGTCCTTGGCGTAGTATGGGGATTTGGACACCTGGAACTGGTGGCGCCGGGAGCGGATGAAGATGGGCTCGCTGATGGTCAGCTTGCGCTTCTCGCCGACGACCACTTCATCGATGGATTCCAGCCGCTTGGCCGTGTCAAAGCCGAATACGGCGGCGGTGTCCATGCCGATGAGTTCCTCTTTGGGCCGCCCGGCGGCCGCGGCAAAGGCGTCGTTGACGTAGGTGAACTTGCCGTGCGCGTCCTTGAGGACGATGAATTCGTCGATATTGGCGTTGATGGAGTCGATGAACAACTTCTGTTCCTCGATCTGGGTGGCCAGAGCGCGGAACTGCTCGGCGATGCGCTGGCTTTGCACCCCGGTCAGAATCCACCAAGCCAACCCGGCGATAAGCAAGGCGGTCAGGATGCCCAACCCGGCCACGATGTAGACCGCACGGGTGTAATCGACAATGGGTTTCATGGCCTCGCCGTAGTCGATTTCCTGGACCAGCCACCAGGCCGGGCCCGGGATGCGCACGCCCAGGGAATAGACCTGGGTATCGCCGTCTTCGAGGCTAGGCCTGATCCCGAAAGGAATATGCCCGCTCTCATCGACTTTTATGGGGAATCCGATGTCCAGGAAGCCCTCGGAGGTCCACGGCGCGACCTCGCGGTAACCCGCGCCGCTCTTCTGCATGAGGCGGGTCTTTTCCCCCTTGACGGCCAACGGGGAGTTGGACAGCAGCTCGGTGATCTTGCCGGAGACCTGTCGGGTCATCATGAGCACGCCCACGGCCTTCTGGCCGGGGGTTTCCTCGGCGCCGCCCACGGCGTCGGGCGGGTAGACCGGGACGAACACATCCATCTCAAGCCCCTGCGCGGTCTTACGCAAGGTGGAATACTGCGGTCCCTTGCCCCTGATGGCTGCCATCGCCAGCCCGGTCTGCTCCTGGCTCATGGGTGGCAGGTAGCCGTCGGTGGCGATGTAGGCCTCGCCCTTGCGGCTCAGGATCCGGGCGTTGAGGAAGCCCGCGTAGGTGGAGAATTCGCGGAGCATGTTCTCCATCATGGGCAATTGCTCGGCCAGGGTCGCGCCCTCCCCACTCTCCGAGGATTGATCGGAGTGCAATCGCACGAAGAGGTTGGACAGGTCGCCGGCATAGGTGTCCACCTCCGCTGCGTAGAGCCGGAAGAGGTCGGACTTGATCAGCCGGTCGCCTTGGTGGGACAGATTCTCAAGCCAGGACGTCATGACCTCGGAGCGCCCTTGGGTCAGTAGTTGAAATCGCTTCTGCTGGTTTTCCAACATCCCGGCCTGCTTATCCCGCACCGCCCTGGCGGCGAGCAGGACGATGCCCACCGAGATGACCAGCACAAAAGCCAGCACCACGCCGATTTTGACGCCCTGCCCGGCTCCCCCGATCGACTTGGGGACCTCCGGGGTCTTGGTAAGATGTTCAGC
Encoded proteins:
- a CDS encoding HD domain-containing phosphohydrolase, coding for MAEHLTKTPEVPKSIGGAGQGVKIGVVLAFVLVISVGIVLLAARAVRDKQAGMLENQQKRFQLLTQGRSEVMTSWLENLSHQGDRLIKSDLFRLYAAEVDTYAGDLSNLFVRLHSDQSSESGEGATLAEQLPMMENMLREFSTYAGFLNARILSRKGEAYIATDGYLPPMSQEQTGLAMAAIRGKGPQYSTLRKTAQGLEMDVFVPVYPPDAVGGAEETPGQKAVGVLMMTRQVSGKITELLSNSPLAVKGEKTRLMQKSGAGYREVAPWTSEGFLDIGFPIKVDESGHIPFGIRPSLEDGDTQVYSLGVRIPGPAWWLVQEIDYGEAMKPIVDYTRAVYIVAGLGILTALLIAGLAWWILTGVQSQRIAEQFRALATQIEEQKLFIDSINANIDEFIVLKDAHGKFTYVNDAFAAAAGRPKEELIGMDTAAVFGFDTAKRLESIDEVVVGEKRKLTISEPIFIRSRRHQFQVSKSPYYAKDGTCQGIVEVYRDVTEFVAAQEKNKRLIKNAMEALGSTIEAADPYLGGHTKLLAGLSVEVAKAMHLSEMDIAEIETAANLSQIGKMFVPNEILTKPGKLTPEEMVIMEGHVEYAYRILKDIDIAEGVLTAIYQMNERLDGTGYPKKLKGGDIILLARILAVLNVFCAMIRPRSYRGAKAPEEALEILSREASRFDSAVVTALANVLGTPNGERLLGEDRS